Proteins found in one Salvelinus sp. IW2-2015 unplaced genomic scaffold, ASM291031v2 Un_scaffold2496, whole genome shotgun sequence genomic segment:
- the LOC139025310 gene encoding interferon-induced protein 44-like, which translates to MTMPDKACELVNKDVTRIYYSKEIKKKMQECSNELGVPMNCILPVKNYHKEKKLVNDMDILILDAMTQIMNFANDYLWKLQQHAIQK; encoded by the exons ATGACCATGCCAGACAAGGCTTGTGAGCTGGTGAACAAGGATGTGACGAGAATCTACTACAGCAAGGAGATCAAAAAGAAG ATGCAGGAATGCAGTAATGAGCTAGGCGTTCCCATGAACTGCATCCTGCCGGTGAAGAACTACCACAAGGAGAAGAAGCTGGTTAACGACATGGATATCCTGATACTGGACGCCATGACTCAGATTATGAACTTCGCCAACGACTACCTCTGGAAACTCCAACAACATGCAATTCAAAAATAG